The DNA segment AATGAGTTCTATGAACCGTTTGGACAGGTAACCTATTGGGAAAGACAAGAAATCAATACAGAATTATCTGCAGATGGAGAATATTTCATCATAGTTCTAGATGAAAAAAACCAAAAGGGAAAATATAGTTTAGCGATAGGCACGATAGAAGATTTTTCAAGTGAAAATATTTTTTTAATTCTCCCACAATCATGGTGGGAGACAAAAATATTTGTAAATGATTACATTTCAATCATGATTTTATTTTTCATAATAATAATCTTAATTTTGATCACAGCATTTGCAATAAAAAGAAAAATTAAAAACAAAAGCTTAAGCTAAACATTCTAAAATTTATGCCTAAAAAAATTAGGAGTGTCTAATTAGGAGAATCTAATTTTCGAGGTGTTTAATATGGTAAAAAAATAAGTTACTACATGAATGTATGGAATAAATTTTGGAATTGGTATGAAAACAAAATACTCGGCAGTGTTATTTTAATTGCAATTATTCAATTCATTCAAGTACCACATATGGTATGGAATGCAGACATCATGTTAGAGGCAGGAATTGTATCCAGAGTTCATCCAATAATAGACTGGTTCTTGTATGGAGTTGATCTAATAGAAATTATTTCAATTATCAATGTGGGGATGATCATGTTTAGTTTGATTAAGAAACGACGTGTTCAAAAAGTGACAGCTTAGATTACTCACAAACTATTCTTTTGCATTCCAAATAACACGTTGAGGGAATGGTATTTCTATACCATTTTCATCTAATGCCTTTTTAGCAACTTTGAGTAAAATTGGACCAACTTGATCCCAATCATTTCGAGGATGCCAAACCAAAATTTCAATATTCACACTCGAATCAGCTAGCTCATTGATTCTAAATTCAGGTTTAGGAAGCATCAAAACAAATTTCATAGATTTACGAATTTCTTTAGCCATGACAGATATAGCCCCCTCAATGTCTTCTTTGTACGCAATTCCAATCATAGCCTCAGATCTCCTTACAGGAGTTGAGGATAATGAACGAATATTTGATGTAAAAAAGGATTCATTCGGAATTCGAATTATAGTTCCATCAAATTTTTTTACGCGAACAGAAAAAGTGCTAATATCAAGCAAAGTTCCAGTTACATCAGAACTAGGAATCTCAATTGTATCACCTTGTTTTACAGGTTTTTCAATCATCAAGAAGATGCCTGAAATTAAATTAGAAACAACCGATTGAGTTGCAAATCCAATCACAATACCAAATATCCCTCCTGCAACAAGCAATCCAGAGAAATCAAAACCTGTAGTGGACGTAAAAACCAAAAAGGAGATAACTATAATTCCAAAATAAATTAGCTTACCAAAGTTTTTTGCCGAATCCTGAGGCAATTTTGGACCATAGTATTTTGCAAATAATACTCTAATAGTTCGTGCAATAATTACACCAACTCCCATGATTATTCCCCCAATGAGTAGAGAGAGAAGAGTCAATCCACCAGTAATTTCAATTTCAGATAAATTTGATAAAAATTCCAAAACCATCATTCAACACCCATGTCCATATGTTTTACTGTTTCAATTTTTTCATAAGTTGGAGATAAAGTAAAAGAAGTTTGAATTTTTTCAGAAACAACATCAATTATTTCAAGTGTGAGTTTTTTCTTCAAAACAGCATTCAAGGAATCAAGTATTGCATGCGAGTCTTGATAATAAATGGAATTATCAGATATTGGAAAAACAATTCTACTAATACTAAGACCTTTAGATAAGTCGTTTTTCAGGTTTACTTTTAAAACACCATTAACAAATGGAATAGAATCATCATAAGATTCAACTATCTCAGATTTTGCATATTTGCATAGAGAACCAGATTCGGGGGAGCCATAGAGGCAAAATCTGGAATTGATAGGGTCACATGTAAAACAATCAAGTGAATCTTTATGATTATCATGTATAAAAAAGACACCTATCTCAATGGGACAGCGTAAGAAAACAGTGGCAGCAGAATTTTCAGATAAAAAGATAGGAGTCTCAACATCCAGATACATGTAAGCTGTACGTCTTGCAGGGTAATTTAACGGTCTTATTGGACACAATTCAATTTGAAGTTTAGAGGAATTTATAGGAATTATTTTCTCAATTAAATCATCATCAAAATTTTTTCTAGAATATGAAAATACGTTTTCGCTAATCTTTCTAATTCTAATCTCAGTACCAGGCAGGTTTAATTCAAGAGATTCACCAATATCATATAACCCATAATTTGAAAAAGTATTTTCAATAGTTTCTTCAGTCATCTTTTCAATGTCAACAATAGGATCTTGAATTTAATCTCTTGTATCATAAAAAATCAATCTATTTAAAAAAAATCGAAAATAGGGGATTATTCCAGATTTAATGGAATAGAGATGCTGCCAAAGGATTCACTGCCTCTAAAGTAATAGTCTTTATTTGAATCGTATTCAAATGTAGTTCCTCCACCACCAATATTAGGTCCAAAGAACATGTTGAATATTTTAGATTGTCCAGGGGGCAAAATTATTTGGCCGTTTGTAAAATCCATTCCTGAATATTTGTAATCAGTGTCACCATTGGTAACATCATAGTTACAAATTGCAGGTCCTGTACAGAAAAGGGCTTCTTGAATAGAACCGTTATTTTCAACTAAGATTCTAAGTCGGAGCATTGCTTGTCCCGAAGAGGTTATTTCAAAGCTATTTCCTTCAGTTCCAAATCCAGGCCAGTAGTAAGTAACAGGTCCGGCTTGATATGGTTGAGAAATCAGTTTGTAATTATATGCAGTGATTTCATGTTTTGCAGATCTTTCACAGTTTAGTCGGTCATAGGCTTTTGTGATCTTTGAGCATTCATCTAATTCACTTTGAAGTAAAGCCAATTCCAAATCCCCAGAGTCAGCAGAAACTTCACCTAGAGAGATTTCAGATGAAGGAACAGTTACTAATCCAATTTTCATCAAATGCTGAATCCCATTTACAAATTCACCATCAGAAATTGTTCCATCTGCCCACCATCCCGCGTTGTTTTTAACCCAACTAGGGACTTTGTCAGAAGTTTCTGAAGATATAGATGTTGAAGGCACTTTGATTATTCCATCTTTTATTAGAAATGAAATCCCAGTAAGAAATTCAGATTCAGATATTGTTCCATCTGCCCACCATCCCGCGTTGTTTTTAACCCAACTAGGGACTTCTGCATATGCAGTAGAAACAGTTGAAGCAATTATCAGAATTGATGCGATTGTAGTTATTGTGATTTTCATCATGAGTTATTATTTTTCATTATATATAAGCTAGTGCCAAGGTATTATCTAGTGGTAACATTCAACAGTGATTAAAACATAGTGCCAATTGATCAGAAAGAAGAATTTGCTTATATGCAAATTGAAAAGAACTTCAAAAGTGGATAAAAAACATGAAACAATAAACTCAGAAACACATTCAATTTCAGAAAAAGATGCGATTGAATTTGTAATGAAAAGATTTCAGGATGTAAAAAATTCAAATAAAATAGAAAATTTGGTTTCATTTCAAGCGATGAACAAGTATATGGTCATGGCACATAATCAGCATGAATTAAAGATTTTAGGAAATATTGTTGCAAGTAACAAAAAAAATCAATTCCAAAAAATAGTAAAAGAATTCGAGGTACATCTTAAAAAAGCATTAGAAAGCGAACCTACAATCAAGAAACACAGTAATGTGCTATTACATATTTTTGGGTATTTTTCAAATAATTTTAATCAACAAGAGAAAGAATGGTTTTTTAATTTATTGGGAGAATTCAAAGAAGAAAGCATCACCATCGGAGAAATCCTGTCTGAAATTAATTCAGTGATTTATCGATTCAATAACACATATCTTGCTGGTCAGACATATTTTTTACTATATTCAAATCTCAACTCAGGGAATTTGTTTAAACGGTTATCAAAAGAAAGATATTAAAAAAAATCAGATATTGTTTTTTGTCTCATTAATTCAATAATATTACCATGAGATAGCCATTCAGACTTGCTAATACTCATCTTCTTTGATGCCAAAAATAAAGCATGATCAAAATTATCGGCGACGACACAGTTTTGATTCATTGCCTCGCGAATTCCTTCTCGTACTTGCCATATACCAACTGGAATAGCATATTCAGGACGAATTTCTCGTAAAATCACAGCTCCTGCCTGAATTTTGTGCCTATTCAGATACTCCAAAACACCTAATTTTGCTGCAAAATATGCACCAGCAATTTTTGGGGGATGATCTATTCCACGTGCATCTTCATGATCAGAACCAAAACCGATAATATCATTAGAATACCATGCTTCAATCATTTCATAGACCCATCTATGCGGAAACAATACAACGGTGAAGATATTCCCCAAGTGCTCATATGAAAATACTCGATAAGAATCAATTAAACCGTAATTCAAAATATCCTCAGTGAGAGATTTACAAATTATATCATCAGTTGCAGTGATGCTCCATTTAGTGGGCACTAGTTTCCTTTTTTGGCCCAACATTCCAATGCTAAAACATTTTTGAATTTTTGAAATTTCAATTCCAGAATTATATAAATTTAATACAGCATCTTGGGCTTTCAAATCTTTATCATAATATGTTTTTTCTATAGATTTGACAGATGTAGTTCCAGAGAATTTTGCAGATTTGATTTCACCAACAGGACCAAAAGGAGCACTCTCCCCATCCATAGAAATGTTGGGAGATGTAGCTTTTTGAAAAATCAAATCAGAATCTATAGGTTTTGAAGACATTGCAACCTCTTGAAGATTTTCAATGTAACGTCCATCAGTTTGGTCAATAGGTATTTTTTGTATGCCCCGAACTAAATTCAATCTAAAATTAACAATGTCTTCCAAAGACTTTCCTTTCCACTGTTCAGGACTATCAAGTAAGCTTGTATCACCATGCAATGGAGGAACCATAGGACCAACAAAGACTTTAGGATAATCATACGAGCCAACAAAAACAGATGGAGGGCTTGTTCCACTAACAGAATCAGAAGAAAATAGATTCCCATGTTTTGAAATGGATTCATGCCATTTAGCCAAAATTGCATGACGAATGTTTTGAGAATCAAAAGACATGTTAATTTGTGCCTAAAATTGGCCTATTAATCTGCCTAATAAGAAAAATTGATGGTTTGTCAACGGATGGTGTTTAAAGGATAATTTTCACTAACAAAA comes from the Candidatus Nitrosopumilus sediminis genome and includes:
- a CDS encoding Nre family DNA repair protein; its protein translation is MSFDSQNIRHAILAKWHESISKHGNLFSSDSVSGTSPPSVFVGSYDYPKVFVGPMVPPLHGDTSLLDSPEQWKGKSLEDIVNFRLNLVRGIQKIPIDQTDGRYIENLQEVAMSSKPIDSDLIFQKATSPNISMDGESAPFGPVGEIKSAKFSGTTSVKSIEKTYYDKDLKAQDAVLNLYNSGIEISKIQKCFSIGMLGQKRKLVPTKWSITATDDIICKSLTEDILNYGLIDSYRVFSYEHLGNIFTVVLFPHRWVYEMIEAWYSNDIIGFGSDHEDARGIDHPPKIAGAYFAAKLGVLEYLNRHKIQAGAVILREIRPEYAIPVGIWQVREGIREAMNQNCVVADNFDHALFLASKKMSISKSEWLSHGNIIELMRQKTISDFF
- a CDS encoding mechanosensitive ion channel family protein gives rise to the protein MVLEFLSNLSEIEITGGLTLLSLLIGGIIMGVGVIIARTIRVLFAKYYGPKLPQDSAKNFGKLIYFGIIVISFLVFTSTTGFDFSGLLVAGGIFGIVIGFATQSVVSNLISGIFLMIEKPVKQGDTIEIPSSDVTGTLLDISTFSVRVKKFDGTIIRIPNESFFTSNIRSLSSTPVRRSEAMIGIAYKEDIEGAISVMAKEIRKSMKFVLMLPKPEFRINELADSSVNIEILVWHPRNDWDQVGPILLKVAKKALDENGIEIPFPQRVIWNAKE
- a CDS encoding DUF432 domain-containing protein yields the protein MTEETIENTFSNYGLYDIGESLELNLPGTEIRIRKISENVFSYSRKNFDDDLIEKIIPINSSKLQIELCPIRPLNYPARRTAYMYLDVETPIFLSENSAATVFLRCPIEIGVFFIHDNHKDSLDCFTCDPINSRFCLYGSPESGSLCKYAKSEIVESYDDSIPFVNGVLKVNLKNDLSKGLSISRIVFPISDNSIYYQDSHAILDSLNAVLKKKLTLEIIDVVSEKIQTSFTLSPTYEKIETVKHMDMGVE
- a CDS encoding DUF1722 domain-containing protein, which produces MDKKHETINSETHSISEKDAIEFVMKRFQDVKNSNKIENLVSFQAMNKYMVMAHNQHELKILGNIVASNKKNQFQKIVKEFEVHLKKALESEPTIKKHSNVLLHIFGYFSNNFNQQEKEWFFNLLGEFKEESITIGEILSEINSVIYRFNNTYLAGQTYFLLYSNLNSGNLFKRLSKERY